The Microbacterium forte sequence GCAACGCCGTGGTGCTCAAGCCCAGCGAGCGGGATCCCTCGGTGCCGGTGCGCATCGCCGAGCTGTTCCTCGAGGCAGGACTCCCCGCCGGCGTGCTCAACGTCGTGCACGGAGACAAGGAGGCCGTCGATGCCCTGCTGACCGACGACCGCATCCGAGCCGTCGGCTTCGTCGGCTCGACGCCGATCGCCGAGTACATCTACTCGACGGCCGCCGCGCACGGCAAGCGCGCGCAGTGCTTCGGCGGTGCCAAGAACCACATGATCGTGATGCCCGACGCCGATCTCGACCAGGCCGTCGACGCGCTGATCGGCTCGGGCTACGGCTCGGCGGGCGAGCGCTGCATGGCGATCTCGGTCGCGGTGCCGGTGGGGCAGGAGACCGCAGACGCTCTCGCCGCCAAGCTCACCGAGCGTGTGGCGCAGCTGCGCATCGGACCGTCGCTCGCAGCCGACGTCGACTACGGGCCGCTGGTCACGCGCGCTGCCGTCGAGCGGGTCGAGGGCTATATCCAGCAGGGCGTCGACGAGGGCGCGACGCTTCTCGCCGACGGGCGCGGGTTCTCCGTGCCGGGGCACGAGCAGGGCTTCTATCTCGGCCCGACGCTGTTCGACCACGTCACCACCGACATGGCCATCTACCGCGAGGAGATCTTCGGCCCGGTGCTCGTGATCGCCAGGGCCGCCGACTACGAGGAGGCGCTGCGCATGGCATCCGAGCACGAATACGGCAACGGTGTCGCGATCTTCACCCGCGACGGCGACGCCGCCCGCGACTTCGCCGCCCGCGTCGAGGTCGGCATGGTCGGTGTGAATGTGCCGATCCCCGTGCCGATCGCCTATTA is a genomic window containing:
- a CDS encoding CoA-acylating methylmalonate-semialdehyde dehydrogenase, which codes for MTRTIPHFVGGKHLTPEGGRFADVFDPSTGSVQARVPLASAGEVADVIANAEAAQVEWAATNPQKRARVLLRFLDLVQREMQSLAELLASEHGKTVDDAKGDIQRGLEVIEFSAGAPHLLKGEYSTGAGAGIDVYSMRQPLGVVAAITPFNFPAMIPLWKAGPALAAGNAVVLKPSERDPSVPVRIAELFLEAGLPAGVLNVVHGDKEAVDALLTDDRIRAVGFVGSTPIAEYIYSTAAAHGKRAQCFGGAKNHMIVMPDADLDQAVDALIGSGYGSAGERCMAISVAVPVGQETADALAAKLTERVAQLRIGPSLAADVDYGPLVTRAAVERVEGYIQQGVDEGATLLADGRGFSVPGHEQGFYLGPTLFDHVTTDMAIYREEIFGPVLVIARAADYEEALRMASEHEYGNGVAIFTRDGDAARDFAARVEVGMVGVNVPIPVPIAYYTFGGWKRSGFGDLNQHGADAFRFYTKTKTVTSRWPSAGIRDGASFVIPTMH